Genomic DNA from Fimbriimonas ginsengisoli Gsoil 348:
GTCGGACAGCATATCGCGAATGGCGCGGGTGTTCTGGTACTTCTCCCTCTGCTCGGCCGTGAGCTGGGTGTTGAGGCTTATATCGCAGACAGAGCTTGGTCCAAATCCCATAGCAGATCCTCCAGAGTTTCGAGGCCGACCGATAGACGGATCGTCGAGGGGGTGATGCCGGCGGCGACGAGCTCGTCGTCCGAAAGCTGTTGGTGGGTCGTGGAAGCCGGGTGAATCACAAGGCTCTTCGCGTCTCCCACATTCGCGAGGTGCGAGAAAAGCTGCAACGATTCGATAAACCGCTTCCCCGCGTCTCGCGCGTCTTCGTCGCTCGATTCGATCTCGAACGAGAGCACGGCGCCCGGCCCCTTCGGCAGGTACTTCTTCGCCCGCTCGTAATGCGGGTGGCTCGGCAGCCCCGCGTAGTGCACGCGTCGAACTCGAGAATGCCCGTCCAAGAACTTGGCCACTCCGGCCGCGTTCGCGACGTGGCGATCCATCCTAAGCGCCAATGTCTCCAACCCCTGGAGCAGCAAGAACGAATTCATCGGCGAGATGCAAGCGCCGGTGTCCCGAACCGTCTCCGCCCGCAGCTTCATCAAGAATCCGTAATGACCGAAGGTGTCAAAAAATCGGAGGCCGTGATAGGAAGGCGAAGCCTCGGCGATCGTCGCGTGCCGGGAGAAATCGAAGTCGCCCGAATCTACCACGACTCCGCCGATGCTGGTGCCGTGGCCGCCGATGAACTTGGTGGCCGAGTGGACCACGATCGTGGCGCCCCACTCGATCGGCCGGCACAAGTAGGGGGTAGCGAACGTGCTGTCCACGACCAATGGGATCCGCTTCGCCTTGGCCAACGCACCCAACGCCTCCAGATCGGCGATGCTCCCCACCGGATTGCCGATCACTTCCACGAACAGCATCCGCGTCTTGGAAGTGATCGCCGCTTCCCATGCCGCGATGTCGTCCGGATCGACGAACTTCACTTGAACCGAAAGCTTCTTCAGCGTGTGCGTGAGCTGGGTTAGGCTTCCCCCGTAAAGCTGCGTCGAGGCGACGATCTCGTCGCCAGGCGAGCACAAGGTCATGATCGTGCCGAACTGCGCCGCCATACCGCTCGCCACCGCCATCGAGCCGGTTCCTCCTTCTAGGGAGGCCATCCGCTCCTCGAAGACTGCGGTCGTCGGATTGCTGATGCGGGAGTAGATGTTTCCGTACTGCTTCAGCTCGAAGAGGTGGGCCGCTTCGTCGGTGCTTTCGAAGACGTAAGAGGTCGTTTGGTAAATCGGAACCGCCCGTGCTCCCACGTATGGATCGGGAATCTGCCCGGCATGCAGCATGCGGGTCTCAAAGCCAAAGTTGCGTCTGTTTTCCAATCGGTTCCCCGTGCGATGAAGCCGCTAGACACGAATGAAGCTCGCGACCGGCTCGTTCGCGTTGAGCTCCTCCAGTTCCCGCGGCCCCGGACGCTGGGGCCGGTCCCGATCGGTACTGACGACGCATAGAAATCCAAGCTCTTCCCCGCTCGTGGCTCGAAACTGATGCCAAGTTAGCGGCGGAACATGTACTACGTCGTGGGTCCCGATCTCAGTCACCCGATCGCCCACCAATACCTGGCCCGAGCCGCGAATGATCATCACCAGATGCACGTGCTCGTGCCGTTCGAGCGTAGAATGCCCCCCTTCCGCGATCTCGAAATATCGAAACTCGACCGGCATCCCATCCGCACCCTTGAAAAGGGTCTGCCGGGTGATGCTCTTAAAGTGCGTCCCATCCTCTTTATAAGGGTGGACGTCGACACTCTCCCACCGAAAACCGCCGCTATGATGTCGGACCATGGAATCTAAATAACGACCGCCGCCAAATCTTCATCGCGATCGGGCCGGTCCCCCGAGGATACCCCCCGGACCGCCGCTCTCCAGAGCGGCCTCCCGTCGTACTGCGTACAACGTTGGTGGGCGAGACGCCCGGTGTCCGGGATGCGGTCGGGACGACCGCGCTCCGTTGCTTGGCAAATGAATGGAATCTTCCGTAACCGTGCGTGCCTCGCCGCGTCCCTCCACTTGTGAGGCATCGCGGAGTTGCGTTGAAGAGCCTCGGGTCGCTCGGACTCGCGGGGGTGCTGCTGCTCGGCTCTTACGCCATCGTATTACGACACCGTCACGAGTACGTCCCCGCCGAAGCGATGGCCCGAAAGAGGTTTTACGCGGATCTCGTCAAGTCCGAGCCGACCGCCGCCAACTTCAAGCTACTCGCGGAGGCAGATGTCCAAACCGCTGACTTCGAAGGCGCGAAACAGGCTTTCGGCAAGGCCGCGGAGATCTACCGGTCGAAGAACCTCCCGAGCGAAGGCTACGCTACCGAGCGTCTCTCCCAACGCTATGAGGTAGTAGCCAAGCCGTTCATCCACCTGCCGAAGCCGAGAAAAACTTTAGGCGTTCCAAGCGTCCCTCTAGCCCTCCACGAACCGGTCTACGGCTGCTATACCGGGGCATTCATTGACCACGAGGACACAATTCGGGGGACTTATCGCGACGAATACGGCGCCTGGCGGCGCGATGCGAGCGCTTTCAACCATCTCACAAACACCCACCACGCGATCTTCTTTATGTATCTCGGATACGGACGGTCGTTCCCCGCCAAGTTCGTTCGGCACATGAACGATAACGGGGCCGCCGCCCAGATCGCCCTCGAACCGGACAAGCTGAGCGCGGTCAAAGACGACGCCTATCTCCATGCGTTCGCGAAAGCCGCGCGAGAGTCCCGCACCCCGATCTTTCTCCGCTTCGCAAGCGAGATGAACGGCGACTGGGTGCCTTACAACGGCAACCCCGCCTTGTACATCGAAAAATTCCGCCTCGTCGCCAGGGTCATGCATGCGGAAGCGCCGAACGTGGCGATGGTTTGGTGTCCATTCGAGACGCCGGTGCGTACGATCGCCGACTACTATCCCGGCGCGAGCGCCGTCGACTGGGTCGGTCTCAACGTTTACAGCGTTCCTTTCTGGGACAACAACCCGAGACGGCCGGCCGATTGGCGCGACCCGTCCGATTCTCTCCGCTACGTCTACGATCGATATGCCAAGCGCCATCCGATCATGATCTGCGAGTATGCAGCCTCACACCGGTCGTCGCTTGACAACATCGGCCGGTCGGAGCTCGCCCGGACCAAGATGGCGGAGTTATATGCCGCCCTTCCGCGCAAATATCCCCGAGTAAAAGCGGTCTGCTGGTTAAGCATGAACGCGATCAAGCACGCGATCCCGGGGCGGCAGAGCAACGACTATTCCCTCCTTGGCGATCCTGGCGTTCTCCACCGCTACGCGGAGCTCTTGCGCGATCCTTATTTTCTCCGCGCGGTTCCACGCCAAGGCCATGCGTCGGCTCCGCAGCGAACGATTCCCCTCGAGGACGGACGAACGCTGACCGGACGGATATCGCTAAGCGCCTGGGTGAAGCTGTACGACGATTACCCGCGCGTCATTTGGCGAGTAAACGGAGACGAGCGCCAAGCTTCCGCCTTGCCGGGGCCGCATCGGTGGGTGCTGGACACCTCCTCGATTCCCGAGGGACCGGCCACGATCGAACTTCTCGTTCTCGATAGCGTCGGCCGCGAGGTCGCCCACGCGACGCGATATGTAACCGTCACCCACTAATTGTGGGAACATCTCGTTTCGGGGAAGCATCCTAGCGGCGGAGACATCATGCGCCATCGGTTTGGACTTTCAATTCTTTTTTTGGTGCTCGTATCGAGCGCGGTCGCACAGGTGATCGTCCCTCCCACTTCCGTCCGTCGTCCCGGCGAACGTCCGGGGACCGCCCACACGAACTACCGGATCTATATCGGACCCTGGCGGTTTCCATCGGTGGACTCCCCTTTTCCAGAGCTCGCCGCCGCGCACGGGCCGGCGGCGGGTCAAACCATCCCCGGCTACCATCCCGCCGACATCCGCGCCGCCTACAACGTTCCGCCAAATCTCGGCACGCAGGCGATCGCCATCGTCGACGCGTTCGACCTTCCCACGTCGCTCAACGACTTTAATTTCTTCTCCGCTCAGTTCGGACTTCCCACCGAACCGTCCGGGGTGGCCACCGCTTCAACCAATCGGGTCTTTCAGGTCGTCTATGCCTCCGGCACAAAGCCCGCCACCAACGCGGACTGGGGCGGCGAGATCGCCCTCGACATCGAGTGGGCCCACGCAATGGCTCCCAACGCCAAGATCTATCTGATCGAAGCCGATAGCGACAGCCTCCTCGACCTGCTTGCCGCCGTTCGAGTGGCGGCGACTCAACTCTCCAACGTCCGCCAAATCTCCATGAGCTTCGGCGCTAACGAATTTACAAACGAGTCGGCTAGCGATTCCACTTTCTTGGGGACGAACAAAGTCTTCTTCGCCAGCTCAGGCGATGCCAGCAACCTCGTGTCCTATCCGGCCGCCTCGCCCAACGTAGTCGGCGTCGGCGGTACTCGGCTTGCGCTATCCAACGGCAGCGTCGTATCCGAGACCGCTTGGAGCAGTGCGGGAGGTGGCCCAAGTTCGCGCGAGCCGCGTCCGACGTACCAGAATTCGGTTTCGGGCGTTGTCGGCTCCGCCCGTGGGACGCCGGACATCGCAGCGATTGCCGATCCCGAAACCGGCGTTGCCGTCTATGACAGCACCCCCATTCCTGGAACCGGCGTCGGTTGGTTCGTGGTGGGAGGCACCAGTCTTGCGTGCCCAGTCTGCGCCGGGATCACAAACGCCCGCGGGTACTTCACCGCTTCCAGCTTCTCCGAGTTGACCCGCCTGTATGGACTCGCCGGCACATCGTTCTTCCGTGACATCACCTCCGGAACGTCGGGGCAGTTTTCGGCGCGCGTCGGCTACGACTTCGTAACGGGACTTGGTTCCCTGCTGGGGATATTCGGTCCGTTCGCGACCTCGCCTAGTTCACTCTCCGTGGTGTCGGGTACCGCGGTCGCCGGGGTGCCGAGCAATATGGTCGCCAAAGACGGCCACGACTACGTGGTTAGGAGCGCATCGCCGGCGGGCGGCGGCCAAGTCGCCACCGTACAGGGGACCTTCGCCTCTCATCCCCCTGCCAAGGCCGTTCAATTCGGCGCGTCGGTTACCGTGACCGCGATGCGGACGAGCGGAACCACGACGCTCAAGCTCTTTAACCAGGCCACCTCGGCCTTCGAAAGCGTTGCAAACCTAACGCTGGGCACAACCAACACGACGGTGACAGTGCCGATTCCGAACGCACCTAAGTATTTCGCCAGCGACGGTACCACTAAGTTTCAACTGACGACGACCGGGCCGGGCACGACCCAAATTCGTTTCGGAGTAGACCAGGTGCTGCTTACTCTCACTCCGACCGGTTAGGAGGATTCTTATGCAAAACCACCGAAATATCCTTCCGGCCCTCCTCTTCGTTATCCTAGCATTGCTCGTCATTGGTTGCGGCGGAGGAGGAGACGGCAGCGGAACGTCGACAGATTCGACCACCGCGACCGCTTCCGGTACCGCGACGGCGACAGCCACGGCCTCCGCAACTGCAACGACCGCGACAAGTGCGACTACGGCGACGACCGCCACCTCGGCGGGAACCGGTTCCACGTCGATCGTTTATGGAACCCCGAACGGACAGGGCTCCAATTTCGACGTCAAGCAGATCTCCCCGTCCGGAACGAACAACGTCACCCTCATCCCGAACGTCTCCGGAAGCATCCTCATCTTCGCGGTGAACCCGGCGCTGCCGACGGAGTACGTCTTCGCCGCGGATCCGAACGGAAGCGGCCTCTACGGCATCTACCGTTCGGTGGGCCTCACCTTGACCGGGGCGACCACGTTGGTGGCTCCGGTCTATACCGAGGTCACCTCGATCGCGGTAACCCAGAACGGCTCCAAAGCGGTTTACACCGCGGTGGATGGATCGGGAGTCGATACGTTGTTCGCAGAACCACTAACCGGCGGCTCGCCGACCGGTTACGGCGTCGCCGACGGAGCCGCGGTTTCTCCGGCCGACAACGATACGGTCGCGTACGTCGCTCCCTCCGCCGCGAACGCGGACATCGATCAGGTCTTTCTCCGCACCTTGAGCGCAGGACCGGCCGGGCCGGCGAATCAGCTTACGACCGTCGCCGCGAACCACGTGCTTCCAGCTTTTAGCCGGGACGGCCTAAAACTCGCGTTTTGGGAGGAGCAAGCGACCAGCAACCGACTGCTCGTTTTCACCATCGCCATCCAGACCTCGGTGGCGCTGCCGAACCCAAACAACGTCTTTCCCCAAGGGGAAGCGTTCAGCCCCGACGGAGCCCGGCTCGCGATCGCCGCGGACAATAACGGCACGGGGCAGATCCTAAACCAAACCACCGACGGAACATCGCCTCCAGCCGTCATCCTGAGTGCCACCGGCGCCCTGTTCGGCAACTACGGCATCTTCTGGCGAGACGCCTCCGGCCGCGCCATCGGCGGAAGCAGCGGCATGTCCTCCGTCAGCCGCCTAAGAAAGCACCGACGTACCCCGTAGCATCGCCTCCCAGGCGATGACCCCAAAGGAAAAACCAGGGAACGAACCCAGATTTGAACCAGAACAGGATAAAAACGAACCCAGGAAGAGCAGATTCCGACCTACCCCTGTCAGGACCGCGTTGTGCGCTATACCGGGGCATCATCGGCGAAGGCGCCGACGCTACGGGGAGGCGATTGCGTGCCACAGATGCCGCTTAAGCCGCAAAGGGACTACACTCCCACCTCGCCAAACTGCCGGGAGTCGTATACTTCCCCGGCGGGTACTTTTTCCCGCCGGACCGACGATGATCCAGCAGTCGCTAGCCTATGACCCCAGCGAGAGACCCTCGCACCTTACGAGCTTCCTAAACGCCTACACCGACGAAGACCTACAGTGGCTGGCTGGGAGATTCGACATACCGGAGCCGATCACGGTGGAACCGTTCCCGGATCGGGGAAATATCAACCTCCACACCTATGCCGTTCATGCGGGAGGGTGCGAGTATCTCCTCCAAAAGGTGAACTCCGAGGTCTTCACCATGCCGCATCGGGTCATGACGGCGATGCTCGCCGTCATCGACGCTCAGTCGGCCGCCCTACAGGCGGACGGAAGCGATCCGGTTTGGGAGCCGATCCGCCTCATTCGAACCCACAGCGGGGCACCGTATCTTGACCTCAGCGACGACCATGGCCCGTCGGTCTGGCGGATGATGGTGCGGATTCCGGGCGTCGTTAGCTACAAGAGTCTGGGCGAGATCTCCGACCGTGGGGCTCAGCTCGCACTCGCCGAGGAGATCGGGCGGGGAACCGCCATCTACTCCGACTTAACCTCGTCTATCGATCCCACGGCGATCGCCGGATCGCTTCCCGGGTATCGCGACACCGCCCTCTACTACCGGCAGTTCCACTCGGTGATGGCCGGAAATCGCACCCTGGACGAAAGCTGGGAGCTGCTCCCCACCGATCCCACCGTTCGGGCCGGGACCGAGCTGCACTTCCTCGTAGCTCTGGAGGACGAGGAGTTTCTAGCCCGGACCACAGACCCGGATCTCGCTCCGTTTATCGAGCTTGTGCAGGAACGAGAGCCGTTCACGATGGGGCTCTGGACGGCGCTTAGCGATCGTCGGATTCGCCACACCTTAATCCATGGCGACACCAAGATCGAGAACTTTCTCTTCGAGGCCGGAAGCGGCCGAGTGAAAGCGCTCGTCGATCTCGACACGATCATGCCGTTTACCTGGCTCGCCGACTGGGGCGATCTCCAGCGGTCGATGGTCAACGTCGCGGGCGAGAAGGAGCGCGACCTGTCGAAAGTCGTCGTGGACCGAGAGGTCTACGAGGCGGTCACCCGCGGATTTCTACAGGCTTCCAAAGAGGTCACCCAAGAGGAAGTCAAGATGA
This window encodes:
- a CDS encoding O-acetylhomoserine aminocarboxypropyltransferase/cysteine synthase family protein yields the protein MLHAGQIPDPYVGARAVPIYQTTSYVFESTDEAAHLFELKQYGNIYSRISNPTTAVFEERMASLEGGTGSMAVASGMAAQFGTIMTLCSPGDEIVASTQLYGGSLTQLTHTLKKLSVQVKFVDPDDIAAWEAAITSKTRMLFVEVIGNPVGSIADLEALGALAKAKRIPLVVDSTFATPYLCRPIEWGATIVVHSATKFIGGHGTSIGGVVVDSGDFDFSRHATIAEASPSYHGLRFFDTFGHYGFLMKLRAETVRDTGACISPMNSFLLLQGLETLALRMDRHVANAAGVAKFLDGHSRVRRVHYAGLPSHPHYERAKKYLPKGPGAVLSFEIESSDEDARDAGKRFIESLQLFSHLANVGDAKSLVIHPASTTHQQLSDDELVAAGITPSTIRLSVGLETLEDLLWDLDQALSAI
- a CDS encoding cupin domain-containing protein; translated protein: MVRHHSGGFRWESVDVHPYKEDGTHFKSITRQTLFKGADGMPVEFRYFEIAEGGHSTLERHEHVHLVMIIRGSGQVLVGDRVTEIGTHDVVHVPPLTWHQFRATSGEELGFLCVVSTDRDRPQRPGPRELEELNANEPVASFIRV
- a CDS encoding glycoside hydrolase family 26 protein, with the protein product MRHRGVALKSLGSLGLAGVLLLGSYAIVLRHRHEYVPAEAMARKRFYADLVKSEPTAANFKLLAEADVQTADFEGAKQAFGKAAEIYRSKNLPSEGYATERLSQRYEVVAKPFIHLPKPRKTLGVPSVPLALHEPVYGCYTGAFIDHEDTIRGTYRDEYGAWRRDASAFNHLTNTHHAIFFMYLGYGRSFPAKFVRHMNDNGAAAQIALEPDKLSAVKDDAYLHAFAKAARESRTPIFLRFASEMNGDWVPYNGNPALYIEKFRLVARVMHAEAPNVAMVWCPFETPVRTIADYYPGASAVDWVGLNVYSVPFWDNNPRRPADWRDPSDSLRYVYDRYAKRHPIMICEYAASHRSSLDNIGRSELARTKMAELYAALPRKYPRVKAVCWLSMNAIKHAIPGRQSNDYSLLGDPGVLHRYAELLRDPYFLRAVPRQGHASAPQRTIPLEDGRTLTGRISLSAWVKLYDDYPRVIWRVNGDERQASALPGPHRWVLDTSSIPEGPATIELLVLDSVGREVAHATRYVTVTH
- a CDS encoding phosphotransferase — translated: MIQQSLAYDPSERPSHLTSFLNAYTDEDLQWLAGRFDIPEPITVEPFPDRGNINLHTYAVHAGGCEYLLQKVNSEVFTMPHRVMTAMLAVIDAQSAALQADGSDPVWEPIRLIRTHSGAPYLDLSDDHGPSVWRMMVRIPGVVSYKSLGEISDRGAQLALAEEIGRGTAIYSDLTSSIDPTAIAGSLPGYRDTALYYRQFHSVMAGNRTLDESWELLPTDPTVRAGTELHFLVALEDEEFLARTTDPDLAPFIELVQEREPFTMGLWTALSDRRIRHTLIHGDTKIENFLFEAGSGRVKALVDLDTIMPFTWLADWGDLQRSMVNVAGEKERDLSKVVVDREVYEAVTRGFLQASKEVTQEEVKMMVFAVQAITLELGLRFLTDYLRGDTYFQLGPNDPADLNKVRGMVQLTLYRRLVEFGPEAEAMLERYR
- a CDS encoding S53 family peptidase; the encoded protein is MVLVSSAVAQVIVPPTSVRRPGERPGTAHTNYRIYIGPWRFPSVDSPFPELAAAHGPAAGQTIPGYHPADIRAAYNVPPNLGTQAIAIVDAFDLPTSLNDFNFFSAQFGLPTEPSGVATASTNRVFQVVYASGTKPATNADWGGEIALDIEWAHAMAPNAKIYLIEADSDSLLDLLAAVRVAATQLSNVRQISMSFGANEFTNESASDSTFLGTNKVFFASSGDASNLVSYPAASPNVVGVGGTRLALSNGSVVSETAWSSAGGGPSSREPRPTYQNSVSGVVGSARGTPDIAAIADPETGVAVYDSTPIPGTGVGWFVVGGTSLACPVCAGITNARGYFTASSFSELTRLYGLAGTSFFRDITSGTSGQFSARVGYDFVTGLGSLLGIFGPFATSPSSLSVVSGTAVAGVPSNMVAKDGHDYVVRSASPAGGGQVATVQGTFASHPPAKAVQFGASVTVTAMRTSGTTTLKLFNQATSAFESVANLTLGTTNTTVTVPIPNAPKYFASDGTTKFQLTTTGPGTTQIRFGVDQVLLTLTPTG